In Deferribacteraceae bacterium V6Fe1, one genomic interval encodes:
- a CDS encoding ABC transporter permease — MAEKITFKRVAILFSGFVFVLYGGLIISLLYFFDKDVFFKAAFSERAVYSIFLSLSVATVVTVISLLIAIPAAYALSRYNFQGKSLVDTILELPMVVSPAALGAMLLIFFNNPLGGWIQENFTQFVFTVYGIILAQFVTTLGVCIRLVKAAMDEIPQRYEDVARCLGVPPFKAFLKVTLPLSKNGIIAASILTWAKAVGEFGATFTVAGSMAMNTETLPVAIYMRLSTADIEGTVALIIILLILGLSTLYIVRILTNKRVISD; from the coding sequence ATGGCTGAGAAAATAACATTTAAAAGGGTAGCGATACTGTTTAGTGGATTTGTGTTTGTATTGTATGGTGGTTTGATAATATCGCTGTTGTATTTTTTTGATAAGGATGTGTTTTTTAAGGCCGCCTTTTCCGAAAGAGCGGTCTACTCTATCTTTTTGAGTTTATCTGTTGCAACTGTTGTTACGGTTATTTCTCTTTTAATTGCAATTCCTGCGGCATATGCACTTTCGAGATATAATTTTCAAGGGAAATCCCTTGTGGATACAATATTGGAATTGCCTATGGTGGTTTCCCCCGCTGCTTTGGGTGCAATGCTTCTTATATTTTTCAACAACCCTTTGGGCGGCTGGATTCAGGAAAATTTTACACAATTTGTATTTACTGTCTATGGGATAATTCTTGCCCAATTTGTTACAACATTGGGGGTATGCATAAGGTTAGTAAAAGCTGCCATGGATGAAATCCCTCAAAGGTACGAAGATGTGGCAAGGTGTTTGGGAGTCCCCCCTTTTAAAGCCTTTTTGAAGGTTACGCTCCCTTTATCAAAAAATGGGATTATTGCCGCTTCGATTCTCACGTGGGCAAAAGCTGTCGGAGAGTTTGGAGCGACATTTACTGTCGCAGGCTCGATGGCTATGAATACTGAAACACTCCCCGTGGCAATCTATATGAGACTTTCTACCGCTGATATCGAAGGGACTGTTGCCCTTATAATAATATTGCTAATATTGGGGCTTTCTACTCTTTATATTGTAAGGATACTGACTAATAAAAGGGTTATAAGTGATTGA